In Mercurialis annua linkage group LG5, ddMerAnnu1.2, whole genome shotgun sequence, a single genomic region encodes these proteins:
- the LOC126682279 gene encoding U-box domain-containing protein 11 gives MEELTLVCGGARGGDRATPALALKLVGEIVGVSISGGIKGGDGFLFRKDCMDLVRRVSLLTHFLEEIRESGPLDYFPGSPSSSSGSVVNWCSELFAALLAAKRLLLVALTFKSTPQNSDGATKKFAVQFQCVTRKLEKALVNVPYDQFDISEEVQEQVTLVRSQLRRATERYGSLSLRTASVALGELMNKEADDVRKGSRLTKSGHIDKSVSINLEVLDRPDDVLESNVSKGHAVDQLITETKEVVGSKKYNLPSKNVEDLKKPDAPAIPDDFLCPISLEIMRDPVIVATGQTYERSYIQRWIDTGNTTCPKTQQKLQHLTLTPNYVMRSLITQWCVQHNIEQPRALANGRIKKSDGSFRDVSGDIAAIQALVRKLSSRSIEERKAAVLEIRSLSKRSTDNRILIAEAGAIPMMVNLLTSEDVSIQENSVTAILNLSIYENNKGLIMLAGAIPSIVQILRAGSVEARENAAATLFSLSLGDENKIIIGASGAIPALVELLENGSPRGKKDAATALFNLCIYQGNKGRAVRAGIIPALLKMLTDSRNSMADEALTILSVLASNQDAKAVIVKASTIPILIDLLRTGQPRSKENAAAILLSLCKRDPENLACISRLGAVVPLMELTKSGTERAKRKAASLLENLRKLPQR, from the exons ATGGAAGAGCTCACACTCGTCTGCGGCGGAGCAAGAGGAGGTGACCGTGCCACTCCGGCATTGGCGCTTAAGCTGGTCGGAGAGATCGTTGGTGTGTCCATTTCTGGTGGAATTAAAGGTGGTGATGGATTCTTGTTTAGAAAAGATTGTATGGATCTGGTGAGGAGGGTTTCTTTGTTGACGCATTTTCTTGAGGAGATAAGGGAATCTGGACCGTTGGATTATTTTCCGGGTTCTCCGTCGTCGTCTTCTGGTAGTGTTGTTAATTGGTGCTCGGAGCTTTTTGCCGCTTTGTTGGCGGCTAAGCGTTTATTACTGGTTGCTCTCACTTTTAAATCTACTCCTCAGAATTCT GATGGAGCCACCAAGAAATTTGCAGTACAGTTTCAATGTGTGACGCGGAAACTGGAAAAGGCTTTGGTTAACGTACCGTATGATCAATTTGACATCTCCGAGGAAGTGCAGGAACAG GTTACACTTGTGAGATCGCAGTTACGAAGAGCCACAGAAAGATATGGGTCGCTGAGTTTGAGGACGGCGTCTGTTGCCTTAGGTGAGCTGATGAATAAAGAAGCTGATGATGTACGGAAGGGGAGTAGGTTAACTAAAAGTGGGCATATTGATAAAAGTGTTAGCATCAATCTTGAAGTTTTAGATAGGCCAGATGATGTTTTAGAAAGTAATGTGTCAAAGGGTCATGCTGTTGATCAGTTGATAACTGAAACAAAGGAAGTTGTTGGCAGCAAGAAATATAATTTGCCCAGCAAGAATGTGGAAGACTTGAAGAAACCTGATGCACCCGCGATTCCTGATGATTTTCTATGCCCCATTTCCTTGGAAATAATGAGGGATCCTGTTATCGTGGCTACAGGACAG ACTTATGAGAGGTCCTACATTCAAAGATGGATAGATACTGGCAATACAACATGTCCAAAAACTCAACAGAAGCTTCAACATTTGACGCTGACTCCAAATTATGTTATGAGAAGTCTAATAACTCAGTGGTGTGTACAGCACAATATCGAGCAGCCAAGGGCATTAGCAAATGGGAGAATAAAAAAGAGTGACGGATCTTTTCGTGATGTAAGTGGTGATATAGCAGCTATTCAGGCACTTGTTCGTAAGCTTTCAAGCCGGTCCATTGAAGAGCGCAAAGCTGCTGTGTTGGAAATTCGATCACTATCTAAAAGGAGTACAGATAACCGTATACTAATAGCAGAAGCAGGAGCTATTCCTATGATGGTCAACCTTTTAACTTCTGAAGATGTGTCAATACAAGAAAATTCAGTTACTGCCATTCTTAACCTCTCAATTTATGAAAATAACAAGGGACTAATAATGCTTGCCGGTGCCATCCCTTCTATCGTCCAAATTCTCAGGGCTGGGAGTGTCGAAGCAAGAGAGAATGCTGCAGCAACACTTTTTAGCTTGTCGCTTGGGGATGAGAACAAAATTATAATCGGTGCATCAGGGGCAATACCAGCTTTGGTAGAATTACTCGAAAATGGAAGCCCTAGAGGGAAGAAAGATGCTGCGACAGCCTTGTTCAATCTGTGCATTTATCAAGGGAACAAGGGCAGGGCTGTCAGGGCCGGAATAATTCCAGCGCTATTGAAAATGCTAACAGACTCGAGAAACTCTATGGCCGATGAGGCTCTAACCATTCTTTCTGTCCTAGCTAGTAACCAAGATGCCAAGGCTGTCATAGTAAAGGCTAGCACCATACCTATTCTCATTGATCTGTTGAGAACCGGTCAGCCGCGCAGCAAAGAAAATGCAGCAGCCATTTTGCTTTCATTGTGCAAGAGAGATCCTGAGAATCTTGCCTGCATAAGTAGGCTCGGTGCTGTCGTACCTTTGATGGAGCTTACTAAAAGCGGCACTGAGAGGGCCAAGCGAAAGGCGGCTTCATTGTTGGAGAATCTTCGAAAGCTACCGCAACGCTAG
- the LOC126682362 gene encoding disease resistance-like protein DSC1, translating into MLELSGCSSLRHFPEISETMEHLKYLYLDGTAVEELPLSTENLKNLCWLRLENCRNLIYLPESLRNSTSLYGINISGCPKLKKTAFKVSDCQYPDRGYMLTSLPELSKLDLALEETKYILIRPVSDESRLISLTSLDLSGNIFEMLPASIKQLFALRDLDISFCDRLRSLSYLPQSLIYLNANECRSLETASGIKHLLSEYICRCILKKKKKTQLQEENSSSQTASNWIRHHGMSTRHVWTGQLNSHLQLCLVRAFACSKFIVPGLSLIL; encoded by the exons ATGCTTGAACTATCCGGCTGCTCAAGTCTACGACATTTTCCAGAAATCTCGGAAACCATGGAACATTTAAAGTATCTTTACTTAGATGGAACAGCCGTTGAAGAGCTACCCTTATCCACAGAGAATCTAAAAAATCTTTGTTGGCTACGTCTTGAAAATTGCAGAAACCTTATCTATCTTCCAGAAAGCCTCCGCAATTCAACATCTCTTTATGGCATTAATATATCTGGTTGCCCGAAACTTAAGAAGACGGCGTTTAAAGTTTCTGATTGTCAATATCCAGATAGAGGTTATATGCTAACATCACTTCCTGAACTGAGCAAACTGGACTTAGCTCTAGAAGAAACTAAATATATTCTAATCAGACCAGTTTCCGACGAGAGCAGGTTAATTTCACTAACATCCTTAGATCTGAGTGGCAACATATTTGAGATGCTGCCTGCAAGCATCAAGCAACTCTTTGCACTGAGGGATCTTGACATAAGTTTTTGTGATAGGCTTCGATCCTTGTCATATCTTCCTCAGTCTCTTATTTATTTAAACGCTAACGAATGTAGATCGTTGGAAACCGCATCTGGCATTAAACACCTCCTTAGTGAATATATTTGCAGGtgtattctcaaaaaaaaaaaaaaaacacagttGCAAGAGGAAAATTCATCTTCACAAACTGCTTCAAATTGGATCCGACACCATGGGATGAGTACAAGGCATGTGTGGACTGGACAATTGAACTCTCATCTGCAATTGTGCCTGGTCAGAGCATTTGC GTGCAGCAAGTTTATAGTGCCAGGATTATCATTGATCCTTTAA
- the LOC126682361 gene encoding disease resistance protein RPV1-like, with protein sequence MEKKGSLATNLLLASSSSSTQKWKYEVFLSFRGEDTRNTFTSHLYAALRRKSINTFIDDKLKRGEEITSALSNVIEESNIGIIIFSDDYSSSTFCLDEVVKIIECSETHGQIVIPVFYHVDPSDVENQTGSFAAAFVKHEIHNFDRVQSWKVALSKAARMAGWHISGTSPEYELVENISNDIVKKLNAACSCDLKGLVGIKPRIEHIKALLFNESLDVRMLGIWGMGGIGKTTLAEAVFSQIKGQFDGCCFLPSVRINSEKDGDYIIKQLLFQIFGEKDGTITSLDIRCSTFIARMLNRKVLVVVDDVNSTQQLEFFVQIRYVFGKGSRIIVTSRDKHILSWCSVDGTYEVKGLDFKEAQICFCQNAFKNNFPAQEHGFLSDLFITYANGNPLGLKVLGSFLFGRTVREWKNAWDKLQKYPKEGIQNVLKISYDNLDGEEKDIFLHLACFFRGEKMDEVTRILNACGFSTDIALSVLIDKSLITVIETCSHDSLETPGSLEIHDLLQEMGKGIVREESREPGKRSRLWDHDEIVRVLKKSAGTEAIEAICLDMSKIDEIDINPDVFKSMSSLKLLKFYDSSEEKAGKVNFSQGLDCLPDELRYLYWHGYPLETLPANFDPVELVELHLPYSMNIKSLQRFDIPQSSHPFKVPMLLGARNLVHINMYGCARIETFPSTIGLKSLETLNLTRCLKLETFPEISSNVRLLDMSYTAIKIVPASLGSLCRLETFTLTNCTKLES encoded by the exons ATGGAAAAGAAAGGAAGTCTTGCAACAAATTTATTATTagcttcttcatcttcttctacCCAGAAATGGAAGTACGAGGTATTCTTGAGTTTTAGAGGTGAAGACACTCGTAATACGTTTACTAGCCATTTATATGCTGCTTTACGTCGTAAATCGATCAACACGTTCATTGATGACAAACTTAAGAGAGGAGAAGAAATTACATCTGCTCTTTCGAATGTGATTGAAGAGTCAAACATTGGAATCATCATTTTCTCAGATGACTATTCTTCTTCGACTTTTTGCTTAGATGAAGTCGTGAAGATTATTGAATGCAGCGAAACTCATGGACAGATAGTTATTCCGGTATTTTACCACGTTGATCCATCAGATGTAGAGAACCAAACCGGAAGTTTTGCTGCAGCTTTTGTTAAACATGAGATTCACAACTTTGACAGAGTGCAGAGCTGGAAAGTTGCCTTATCAAAAGCAGCCAGGATGGCCGGATGGCACATCAGTGGTACTAG CCCGGAGTATGAGCTGGTTGAAAATATTTCCAATGATATTGTGAAGAAACTGAATGCAGCATGTTCATGTGATTTAAAGGGCCTGGTGGGCATAAAACCTCGCATTGAGCATATCAAGGCATTATTGTTTAACGAGTCCTTAGACGTTCGCATGCTAGGTATATGGGGCATGGGCGGCATTGGTAAAACAACCCTTGCTGAAGCTGTTTTCAGTCAAATTAAAGGCCAATTTGACGGATGCTGCTTTCTTCCAAGTGTTAGGATAAATAGTGAAAAAGATGGTGATTATATAATAAAGCAGCTTCTTTTTCAAATATTTGGGGAAAAAGATGGGACTATCACCTCACTTGATATTCGATGCTCTACTTTCATTGCAAGGATGCTTAATAGGAAGGTCTTAGTTGTTGTGGATGATGTGAATAGCACTCAACAGTTAGAATTTTTCGTGCAAATTCGCTATGTTTTTGGCAAAGGAAGCAGAATAATTGTGACAAGCAGGGATAAACATATACTTTCATGGTGTAGCGTTGATGGTACATATGAAGTTAAGGGATTAGATTTCAAGGAGGCTCAGATTTGTTTTTGTCAGAATGCCTTCAAGAATAACTTTCCTGCACAAGAGCATGGTTTTCTATCAGATTTGTTTATAACCTATGCAAATGGTAATCCTTTGGGTCTTAAAGTCCTTGGTTCCTTTTTATTTGGCAGGACTGTAAGAGAATGGAAAAATGCATGGGATAAGCTTCAAAAATATCCTAAAGAAGGTATTCAGAATGTGCTGAAAATTAGCTATGATAACCTTGACGGAGAAGAAAAGGATATCTTTCTCCATCTTGCATGTTTCTTTAGAGGTGAGAAAATGGATGAGGTTACAAGAATCCTGAATGCGTGTGGCTTCAGTACAGACATTGCATTAAGTGTTCTTATCGACAAATCACTTATAACTGTTATAGAAACATGCAGCCATGATTCATTAGAAACGCCTGGCTCCTTAGAAATACATGACTTATTACAAGAAATGGGCAAGGGAATTGTTCGAGAAGAATCTAGAGAGCCAGGCAAGCGAAGCAGACTATGGGATCATGACGAAATTGTTCGAGTGCTAAAAAAAAGTGCT GGAACTGAAGCAATTGAAGCTATATGCCTAGACATGTCTAAGATTGATGAAATAGACATAAACCCAGATGTCTTTAAAAGCATGTCTAGCCTCAAGTTACTTAAATTTTATGACAGTAGTGAAGAAAAAGCTGGTAAGGTGAACTTTTCACAAGGCCTTGATTGTCTTCCAGATGAGCTGCGATATCTTTACTGGCATGGGTACCCATTGGAAACTTTGCCAGCCAATTTTGATCCAGTTGAACTTGTAGAGCTCCATTTGCCTTACAGCATG AATATCAAAAGCCTGCAAAGGTTTGACATTCCTCAATCCAGCCATCCTTTCAAAGTACCAATGCTATTAGGAGCCAGAAATCTTGTTCACATAAACATGTATGGCTGCGCAAGAATTGAAACTTTTCCTAGTACCATTGGTTTGAAGTCTCTTGAGACTCTGAATCTCACCAGGTGCTTGAAACTTGAGACATTTCCAGAAATTTCAAGTAATGTGAGATTATTGGATATGAGCTATACTGCAATAAAAATAGTTCCAGCATCACTTGGCTCACTCTGCAGATTGGAGACATTCACTTTGACAAATTGCACCAAGCTCGAAAGTTAG
- the LOC126679856 gene encoding uncharacterized protein LOC126679856, with protein MAATITTATPLHHRRQFLSSTKKSRPVIPSKISCFAPHYSTKCRRDYTTVMIVPTGVGASIGGFAGDALPVARALSSVVDCLITHPNVLNAAMLYWPMSNVLYVEGYALDQFAQNLWSLKPVHQNKVGLVLDCGIEEELRIRQLQVADATRASLGLPVVEYIVTDTPLEVEKWVDPKSGQSTGRIKHPGSLLRAVQTLVNRCQVNAIAVVARFPDDDIDDVDDYRQGMGIDVLAGVEAVISHLVVKEFQIPCAHAPAMLPLPLTRALCPKSAAEEIGYTFLPSVLVGLSRAPQYRVNNSKFFERDCLIASDVDSVILPIDACGGDGALAFARSERNKPLIIVVEENETVLNSTPDKLGIEAVKVSNYWEAIGVIAGHKAGIDPNSLRRNRIGNIQQHTSLTPANGFAVSSFHL; from the exons ATGGCGGCAACAATAACAACCGCAACGCCATTACACCACCGCCGCCAATTTCTCTCATCAACGAAGAAATCAAGGCCGGTTATTCCGTCAAAAATTTCTTGTTTCGCTCCTCATTATTCAACCAAG TGCAGGAGGGACTACACGACCGTAATGATAGTACCGACCGGAGTCGGAGCATCCATTGGTGGATTTGCCGGCGACGCTTTACCAGTTGCCCGTGCTTTATCCTCCGTCGTCGATTGTCTAATCACGCATCCCAAT GTGCTTAATGCTGCAATGTTATACTGGCCTATGTCTAATGTGTTATACGTTGAAGGCTATGCTCTTGATCAATTTGCTCAAAATTTATGGTCTCTTAAGCCTGTTCATCAAAATAAA GTAGGATTGGTTCTTGATTGTGGAATAGAGGAGGAGCTTCGGATTCGACAGTTACAAGTAGCTGATGCCACTAGAGCTTCCCTTGGTTTGCCTGTTGTTGAGTACATTGTAACCGATACGCCGTTGGAG GTAGAAAAGTGGGTTGATCCTAAGAGTGGACAATCAACTGGAAGGATTAAGCATCCTGGTTCATTATTGAGAGCTGTGCAGACTTTAGTCAACCGATGTCAAGTGAATGCTATTGCTGTTGTTGCACGTTTTCCTGATGATGATATTGACGATGTTGATGATTATCGACAAGGGATG GGAATAGATGTGTTAGCAGGAGTAGAAGCAGTTATTAGTCATCTAGTGGTTAAGGAATTCCAGATTCCTTGTGCACATGCTCCTGCAATGCTGCCACTTCCTTTGACCAGAGCTCTTTGTCCCAAATCAGCTGCTGAGGAG ATAGGTTACACATTCTTGCCCTCTGTGCTTGTTGGTTTAAGCAGAGCGCCACAGTATCGGGTAAACAACTCCAAGTTTTTCGAGCGGGATTGCCTAATAGCGAGTGATGTCGATAGTGTTATTCTTCCTATAGATGCTTGTGGGGGAGATGGTGCTCTTGCTTTTGCAAGAAGTGAACGAAACAAG ccaCTTATAATTGTTGTGGAGGAGAATGAAACAGTCCTCAACAGCACACCCGATAAACTTGGGATTGAAGCG GTTAAAGTCTCAAACTACTGGGAAGCAATTGGTGTAATTGCAGGTCATAAGGCTGGAATAGATCCAAATTCTCTCCGACGAAACAGAATTGGGAACATTCAACAACATACATCCCTTACTCCAGCTAATGGGTTTGCAGTTTCAAGTTTTCATCTTTAA